Proteins encoded in a region of the Streptomyces violaceoruber genome:
- a CDS encoding phage holin family protein produces the protein MKNFLVKTIANAGALAVAVWLLDKITLTGGSTGEKTLTLIVVALVFGLVNMVVKPIVQVLTFPLFILTLGLFTLVVNALMLLLTSWVADKLDLSFHVDGFWTAVLGGLIVSIVSWALNAFLPDGD, from the coding sequence ATGAAGAATTTCCTAGTCAAGACGATCGCCAACGCCGGCGCCCTCGCCGTCGCCGTGTGGCTGCTCGACAAGATCACCCTGACCGGGGGCAGCACCGGGGAGAAGACCCTCACGCTGATCGTGGTCGCCCTGGTGTTCGGCCTGGTCAACATGGTCGTGAAGCCGATCGTGCAGGTGCTGACCTTCCCGCTGTTCATCCTGACCCTCGGCCTGTTCACGCTGGTGGTCAACGCCCTGATGCTGCTGCTCACGTCGTGGGTGGCCGACAAGCTCGACCTGAGCTTCCACGTGGACGGGTTCTGGACCGCCGTCCTGGGCGGCCTGATCGTCTCGATCGTCTCCTGGGCCCTCAACGCGTTCCTGCCCGACGGGGACTGA
- a CDS encoding cupin domain-containing protein has translation MKAFRLDELEAERAANDGAYLQFLRERNMSVGLYALDAGTTDPQKPHAQDEVYFVVSGRAAITVGMETTQVARGSVVYVPAGVAHKFHHISEDLRVLVVFSPPES, from the coding sequence ATGAAGGCATTCCGGCTGGACGAACTGGAGGCGGAACGCGCCGCCAACGACGGTGCCTACCTGCAGTTCCTGCGGGAGCGGAACATGTCGGTCGGGCTGTACGCCCTCGACGCGGGCACGACCGACCCGCAGAAGCCGCACGCGCAGGACGAGGTGTACTTCGTGGTGAGCGGACGGGCGGCGATCACCGTGGGCATGGAGACCACCCAGGTCGCCCGCGGCAGCGTGGTCTACGTGCCGGCCGGCGTCGCCCACAAGTTCCATCACATCAGCGAGGACCTGCGGGTCCTGGTGGTGTTCTCTCCGCCGGAGAGCTGA
- a CDS encoding SsgA family sporulation/cell division regulator: protein MGESVQAEVMMSFLVSEELSFRIPVELRYETRDPYAVRLTFHLPGDAPVTWAFGRELLVDGVGRPCGDGDVRIAPVEPEPLAEVLIRLQVGSDQALFRSSAAPLVAFLDRTDKLVPLGQEGALADFDSHLDEALDRILAEEQSAG from the coding sequence ATGGGCGAGTCCGTACAGGCAGAGGTCATGATGAGCTTTCTCGTGTCCGAGGAGCTCTCTTTCCGCATCCCGGTGGAGCTGCGCTACGAGACCCGGGATCCCTATGCCGTACGCCTGACCTTTCACCTGCCCGGAGACGCGCCGGTGACCTGGGCCTTCGGCCGGGAGCTGCTGGTCGACGGGGTGGGCCGGCCGTGCGGCGACGGTGACGTGCGCATCGCGCCGGTGGAGCCGGAGCCGCTGGCCGAGGTGCTGATCCGACTTCAGGTCGGCAGCGACCAGGCACTGTTCCGTTCCTCCGCCGCGCCCCTGGTGGCCTTCCTCGACCGCACCGACAAGCTGGTGCCGCTGGGGCAGGAGGGCGCGCTCGCCGACTTCGACAGCCACCTCGACGAGGCCCTGGACCGCATCCTGGCGGAGGAACAGAGCGCGGGCTGA
- a CDS encoding IclR family transcriptional regulator, whose translation MQRAMRLLERVAEHEYGAPAKQLARETGLALPTAYHLLRTLVHEGYLRREKGLFFLGEAAERLSGSGAEQKRRSTVVDTMARWRDAIGVPVYYATYRDGEIEVMCVSDTPGTPAVEEWADFRETGHAHAIGQCLLSQLDDDARRDHLDRYPVQPLTPYTVRDGHSLLKRLERMRRMAPVAERQEYALGTVCAAIPITVGTTAATMAISLPLHQADRLLPAAQRLQNEVGRRLGSLALSISI comes from the coding sequence GTGCAGCGGGCGATGCGCCTGCTCGAACGCGTCGCCGAGCACGAGTACGGAGCCCCGGCCAAGCAACTGGCCCGCGAGACGGGGCTGGCGCTCCCCACGGCGTACCACCTGCTGCGCACCCTGGTGCACGAGGGCTATCTGCGCCGGGAGAAGGGGCTGTTCTTCCTCGGTGAGGCCGCCGAGCGGCTGAGCGGCAGCGGGGCCGAGCAGAAACGTCGCAGCACGGTGGTCGACACCATGGCGCGCTGGCGCGACGCGATCGGCGTCCCCGTGTACTACGCCACGTACCGGGACGGCGAGATCGAGGTCATGTGCGTCTCCGACACCCCGGGCACTCCGGCGGTCGAGGAATGGGCGGACTTCCGGGAGACGGGACACGCACACGCCATCGGGCAGTGCCTGCTGTCCCAGCTGGACGACGACGCGCGCCGCGACCACCTGGACCGCTACCCGGTGCAGCCCCTCACGCCGTACACGGTGCGTGACGGCCACAGTCTCCTGAAGCGGCTGGAACGCATGCGCCGGATGGCGCCGGTGGCCGAGCGCCAGGAGTACGCGCTGGGGACGGTCTGTGCGGCGATCCCGATCACCGTCGGCACCACGGCCGCCACGATGGCCATCTCACTGCCCCTTCACCAGGCGGACCGTTTGCTCCCCGCGGCTCAGCGGTTGCAGAACGAGGTGGGGCGGCGTCTGGGGTCGCTCGCGCTCTCTATCAGTATCTGA
- a CDS encoding DUF5326 family protein — MREIFTGLPWWVKWIAVPVIALVVFGGLIASVVGFVVGLLFKLLVFVALVGGLIYVVRKFMSSSSSRSDW; from the coding sequence ATGCGAGAGATCTTCACGGGACTGCCGTGGTGGGTGAAGTGGATCGCGGTGCCGGTCATCGCCCTGGTCGTGTTCGGCGGACTGATCGCCAGCGTGGTCGGGTTCGTGGTCGGACTGCTGTTCAAGCTGCTGGTCTTCGTCGCGCTCGTCGGCGGACTGATTTATGTCGTACGCAAGTTCATGTCGAGCTCGTCGTCGCGCAGCGACTGGTGA
- a CDS encoding YibE/F family protein, with amino-acid sequence MTTPQPPSFPPRRPRRGPNAEEGDGRAAGHAPGVASEANAGRHETGYGHDADHGYDAGGGHGAGGGHGASSGHGAGGGHGGGGGHGHSHSHGPAAPVSRHLRKVIAAILIPFTAAVLVGLAVLWPGGAPSHERTGVGFDRQTQQATVTKVVELSCQSVNASGGVPTGDTSTAEGSSAVQQAKGDCKRATIRVDTGDDKGRTFEEIVQPDQSRQLHEGQQVVVAYEPSAPKDLQYSVTDINRRLPLALLAGIFALAVVVVGRLRGLMALVSLAISFLLLNFFILPAILQGSNPLVVAVIGSSAIMLIALYLCHGLSARTSVAVLGTLISLLLIGVLGSLFIGWAALTGNTDDNTGLIHGLYPSIDMSGLLLAGVIIGSLGVLDDVTVTQTSAVWELHEANPTMGWRGLYRAGIRIGRDHIASVVNTLVLAYAGAALPLLLLFSIAQSGVGTVANSELVAEEIVRTLVGSIGLVASVPVTTALAALVVSADRPAERPAQVATAGGGASAPARGGRGRRRKR; translated from the coding sequence GTGACCACACCGCAGCCCCCCTCCTTTCCACCGCGCCGGCCCCGCCGCGGACCGAACGCCGAAGAGGGCGACGGCCGGGCGGCCGGCCACGCCCCCGGCGTCGCTTCCGAGGCGAACGCCGGCAGACATGAGACGGGTTACGGCCACGATGCGGACCACGGGTACGACGCGGGCGGCGGACATGGTGCGGGCGGTGGGCACGGTGCGAGCAGCGGCCACGGTGCGGGCGGTGGGCACGGTGGGGGCGGTGGGCACGGGCACTCGCACAGTCACGGACCGGCGGCTCCCGTCTCCCGGCATCTGCGGAAGGTCATCGCCGCGATCCTGATCCCCTTCACCGCGGCCGTCCTGGTCGGGCTCGCGGTGCTGTGGCCGGGGGGCGCACCGTCGCACGAGCGCACCGGCGTCGGCTTCGACCGGCAGACGCAGCAGGCCACCGTCACCAAGGTGGTCGAACTGAGCTGCCAGTCCGTCAACGCCTCGGGCGGTGTCCCGACCGGCGACACATCCACCGCCGAGGGTTCCTCCGCGGTGCAGCAGGCGAAGGGCGACTGCAAGCGGGCGACCATCCGCGTCGACACCGGTGACGACAAGGGCCGCACGTTCGAGGAGATCGTGCAGCCGGACCAGTCACGGCAGTTGCACGAGGGCCAGCAGGTGGTGGTCGCCTACGAGCCCTCCGCGCCGAAGGACCTGCAGTACTCGGTGACCGACATCAACCGCCGGCTCCCCCTGGCCCTGCTCGCCGGCATCTTCGCCCTCGCCGTCGTGGTCGTGGGACGGCTGCGCGGACTCATGGCGCTGGTCTCGCTTGCCATCAGCTTCCTGCTCCTGAACTTCTTCATCCTGCCCGCCATCCTGCAGGGTTCGAACCCCCTGGTCGTGGCGGTGATCGGGTCCAGCGCCATCATGCTGATCGCGTTGTACCTGTGCCACGGGCTGTCGGCCCGTACATCCGTGGCGGTGCTCGGCACCCTGATCTCGCTGCTGCTGATCGGCGTGCTCGGGTCGCTCTTCATCGGCTGGGCCGCGCTCACCGGCAACACGGACGACAACACCGGCCTCATCCATGGCCTGTACCCGTCCATCGACATGAGCGGTCTGCTGCTCGCCGGCGTCATCATCGGTTCGCTCGGTGTCCTCGACGACGTGACGGTCACCCAGACGTCGGCGGTGTGGGAACTGCACGAGGCCAACCCGACGATGGGCTGGCGCGGCCTGTACCGCGCGGGCATCCGCATCGGCCGCGACCACATCGCCTCGGTGGTGAACACGCTCGTCCTCGCCTACGCGGGCGCGGCACTGCCCCTGCTGCTGCTGTTCTCGATCGCGCAGAGCGGTGTGGGGACCGTCGCCAACAGCGAGCTGGTCGCGGAGGAGATCGTGCGGACGCTGGTCGGCTCGATCGGGCTGGTGGCCTCCGTGCCGGTCACCACCGCCCTCGCCGCCCTGGTCGTGTCGGCGGACCGCCCGGCCGAACGACCGGCCCAGGTGGCGACGGCGGGTGGCGGGGCCAGTGCCCCGGCCCGTGGCGGGCGAGGCCGTCGCCGCAAGCGCTGA
- the thiC gene encoding phosphomethylpyrimidine synthase ThiC, which translates to MTIKDARTPASTQNTAQADTAENTDTAEDTEAGKSIGWHKAYVEGSRPDLRVPVRQVHLTNGQSVTLYDTSGPYTDPLVGTDVRRGLAPLRENWIIARGDTEEYAGRPVRPEDDGIKHTSPRGGLRNLDAVFPGRPRQPRRGRDGNAVTQLAYARRGEITPEMEYVAVRENVSPEVVREEIAAGRAVLPANINHPEIEPMIIGKRFLVKVNANIGNSAVTSSIEEEVDKMTWATRWGADTVMDLSTGRNIHTTREWVLRNSPVPIGTVPLYQALEKVDGRAEELTWEIYKDTVIEQAEQGVDYMTVHAGVRLPYVPLTANRKTGIVSRGGSIMAAWCLAHHKESFLYENFEELCEILAAYDVTYSLGDGLRPGSIADANDEAQFAELRTLGELNRIAKRCNVQTMIEGPGHVPMHKIKENIDLQQEICDEAPFYTLGPLTTDVAPAYDHITSGIGAAMIAWWGTAMLCYVTPKEHLGLPNRDDVKTGVITYKIAAHAADLAKGHPGAQEWDDVLSDARFEFRWEDQFNLALDPDTAREFHDETLPAEPAKTAHFCSMCGPKFCSMKISQDIRRQHGSSKGEIEEGMAQKSKEFAAAGNRVYLPIAD; encoded by the coding sequence ATGACCATCAAGGACGCACGCACGCCTGCCTCCACGCAGAACACCGCCCAGGCGGACACCGCGGAGAACACGGACACCGCGGAGGACACCGAGGCCGGGAAGTCCATCGGCTGGCACAAGGCGTACGTCGAGGGCTCGCGCCCCGATCTGCGGGTGCCGGTCCGTCAGGTGCACCTCACCAACGGGCAGTCGGTCACGCTCTACGACACCTCGGGCCCGTACACCGATCCGCTCGTCGGCACCGATGTCCGCAGGGGCCTCGCACCGCTGCGGGAGAACTGGATCATCGCCCGCGGCGACACCGAGGAGTACGCGGGCCGCCCCGTCCGGCCCGAGGACGACGGAATCAAGCACACCTCGCCGCGCGGCGGCCTGCGCAACCTCGACGCCGTCTTCCCCGGCCGCCCGCGCCAGCCGCGCCGGGGCCGGGACGGCAACGCGGTCACGCAGCTCGCCTACGCGCGACGGGGCGAGATCACCCCGGAGATGGAGTACGTGGCCGTCCGGGAGAACGTCTCCCCGGAGGTGGTCCGCGAGGAGATCGCCGCGGGGCGTGCCGTGCTGCCCGCCAACATCAACCACCCCGAGATCGAGCCGATGATCATCGGCAAGCGGTTCCTGGTGAAGGTCAACGCCAACATCGGCAACTCGGCGGTGACGTCCTCCATCGAGGAGGAGGTGGACAAGATGACCTGGGCGACCCGGTGGGGTGCCGACACGGTCATGGACCTCTCCACCGGCCGCAACATCCACACCACCCGCGAGTGGGTCCTGCGCAACTCCCCCGTTCCCATCGGAACCGTGCCGCTCTACCAGGCCCTGGAGAAGGTCGACGGCCGCGCCGAGGAGCTGACCTGGGAGATCTACAAGGACACCGTCATCGAGCAGGCGGAGCAGGGCGTGGACTACATGACGGTCCACGCGGGCGTGCGCCTGCCGTACGTGCCCCTCACCGCGAACCGCAAGACCGGCATCGTCTCGCGCGGCGGCTCGATCATGGCGGCGTGGTGCCTTGCGCACCACAAGGAGTCGTTCCTCTACGAGAACTTCGAGGAACTCTGCGAGATCCTCGCTGCCTACGACGTCACCTACTCCCTCGGCGACGGCCTGCGTCCGGGGTCGATCGCGGACGCCAACGACGAGGCGCAGTTCGCCGAGCTGCGCACGCTCGGGGAACTCAACCGGATCGCCAAGCGTTGCAACGTACAGACCATGATCGAGGGCCCGGGACATGTCCCGATGCACAAGATCAAGGAGAACATCGACCTTCAGCAGGAGATCTGCGATGAAGCTCCGTTCTATACGCTCGGCCCGCTGACGACGGACGTCGCGCCGGCGTACGACCACATCACCTCCGGCATCGGTGCCGCGATGATCGCCTGGTGGGGCACGGCCATGCTCTGCTACGTCACGCCCAAGGAACACCTGGGCCTGCCCAACCGTGACGACGTCAAGACCGGCGTCATCACCTACAAGATCGCCGCCCATGCCGCCGACCTCGCCAAGGGTCACCCAGGTGCACAGGAGTGGGACGACGTGCTGTCGGACGCCCGGTTCGAGTTCCGGTGGGAGGACCAGTTCAACCTGGCCCTCGACCCCGACACGGCACGGGAGTTCCACGACGAGACACTGCCGGCCGAGCCCGCCAAGACGGCCCACTTCTGCTCGATGTGCGGGCCCAAGTTCTGCTCGATGAAGATCTCCCAGGACATCCGCCGGCAGCACGGGAGCAGCAAGGGCGAGATCGAGGAGGGCATGGCGCAGAAGTCGAAGGAGTTCGCGGCGGCGGGCAACCGCGTGTACCTGCCGATCGCGGACTGA
- a CDS encoding cystathionine gamma-lyase: protein MSDSATNDSAGTGGERSASAPGDGTRAVRAGLPEPVKHEPTLPGPVFAAHFHLPGDPTGPYTYGRDENPTWTRLESAIGELEAPGEAGVETLVFASGMAAISSVLFSQLRAGDTAVLPDDGYQALPLVRAQLEAYGIEVRTAPTGRDAQLDVLDGAKLLWIETPSNPGLDVCDVRRLVEAAHAGGALVAVDNTLATPLGQRPLELGADFSVASGTKQLTGHGDVLLGYVAGRDAGAMAAVRRWRKIVGAIPGPMEAWLAHRSIATLQLRVDRQDSTALKVAEALRTRPEITGLRYPGLPDDPSHKVASQQMLRYGCVVSFTLPSRARADRFLDALRLVEGATSFGGVRSTAERRGRWGGDAVPEGFIRLSVGAEDPDDLVADLLRALDETTE, encoded by the coding sequence ATGAGCGATTCCGCTACCAACGACAGCGCCGGTACGGGCGGGGAGAGATCCGCTTCCGCTCCCGGTGACGGCACGCGCGCGGTGCGGGCCGGGCTGCCCGAACCGGTCAAGCACGAACCCACCCTGCCGGGCCCGGTGTTCGCCGCCCACTTCCACCTGCCGGGGGATCCGACCGGGCCGTACACCTACGGCCGCGACGAGAACCCGACCTGGACCCGCCTCGAGAGCGCCATCGGCGAGCTGGAGGCGCCCGGAGAGGCCGGCGTGGAGACACTCGTCTTCGCCTCGGGCATGGCCGCGATCTCCTCCGTGCTCTTCTCGCAGCTGCGCGCCGGCGACACGGCCGTCCTGCCCGACGACGGCTATCAGGCGCTGCCACTGGTCCGGGCGCAGCTGGAGGCGTACGGCATCGAGGTGCGCACCGCGCCGACCGGCCGGGACGCGCAGCTCGACGTCCTGGACGGGGCGAAGCTGCTGTGGATCGAGACGCCGTCGAACCCGGGGCTCGACGTGTGCGACGTACGGCGGCTCGTCGAGGCGGCGCACGCGGGCGGTGCCCTGGTGGCCGTCGACAACACCCTCGCCACCCCGCTCGGGCAGCGCCCGCTGGAGCTCGGCGCGGACTTCTCGGTGGCCAGCGGAACCAAGCAGCTCACCGGCCACGGAGACGTCCTGCTGGGCTACGTGGCCGGCCGCGACGCCGGGGCGATGGCCGCCGTTCGGCGCTGGCGCAAGATCGTCGGTGCGATTCCCGGCCCCATGGAGGCCTGGCTCGCGCACCGCTCGATCGCCACCCTCCAGCTGCGCGTGGACCGGCAGGACTCCACCGCGCTCAAGGTGGCCGAAGCCCTCCGCACCCGGCCCGAGATCACCGGCCTGCGGTACCCCGGGCTGCCGGACGACCCGTCCCACAAGGTCGCCTCGCAGCAGATGCTGCGCTACGGCTGTGTCGTCTCCTTCACGCTGCCCTCGCGCGCGCGTGCCGATCGTTTTCTCGACGCGCTGCGCCTCGTCGAGGGCGCGACGAGCTTCGGCGGGGTGCGGTCCACGGCGGAGCGGCGCGGGCGCTGGGGCGGCGACGCGGTGCCGGAGGGCTTCATCCGGCTCTCCGTCGGCGCGGAGGACCCCGACGACCTGGTGGCCGATCTGCTGCGCGCGCTGGACGAAACGACGGAATGA
- a CDS encoding low molecular weight protein-tyrosine-phosphatase, with translation MTYRVCFVCTGNICRSPMAEAVFRARVEDAGLGHLVEADSAGTGGWHEGEGADPRTEAVLADHGYGLDHAARQFQQSWFSRLDLVVALDAGHLRALRRLAPTERDAAKVHLLRSYDPAVAGGDLDVPDPYYGGRDGFEECLEMVEAASTGLLAAVREQVEGRAA, from the coding sequence ATGACCTACCGCGTCTGTTTCGTGTGCACGGGCAACATCTGCCGCTCCCCGATGGCCGAGGCCGTCTTCCGCGCGCGCGTGGAAGACGCCGGGCTCGGCCACCTCGTCGAGGCAGACAGCGCCGGTACCGGCGGCTGGCACGAGGGAGAGGGCGCAGACCCGCGCACCGAGGCCGTGCTGGCGGACCACGGTTACGGCCTCGATCACGCGGCCCGGCAGTTCCAGCAGTCCTGGTTCTCCCGCCTCGACCTGGTCGTCGCCCTCGACGCCGGTCATCTGAGGGCCCTGCGGCGCCTCGCCCCCACGGAGCGGGACGCGGCCAAGGTGCATCTGCTGCGGTCGTACGACCCCGCGGTCGCGGGCGGCGACCTGGACGTCCCGGACCCGTACTACGGGGGCCGGGACGGCTTCGAGGAATGCCTTGAGATGGTGGAGGCGGCGAGCACCGGACTGCTCGCCGCGGTACGCGAGCAAGTGGAAGGACGGGCGGCATGA